In Pedobacter sp. WC2423, the following are encoded in one genomic region:
- the asnS gene encoding asparagine--tRNA ligase, protein MIKREKIKSLLETTDFNREVTVMGWVRTFRNNQFIAINDGSCMGNIQIVVDFENTAEELLKRITTGAAIAVTGQLVESLGKGQRVDVKAASIEILGDSDAEKFPLQPKKHSLEFLREIAHLRFRTNTFNAVFKVRHALAFAIHQFYNERGFVYMHTPVITASDAEGAGEMFKVTTLDFDQTPRTEDGKVDFSEDFFGRATNLTVSGQLEGELAAMAFGQIYTFGPTFRAENSNTTRHLAEFWMVEPEIAFADLEDNMQLAEDMMKYIITYALDNCKEEIEFLNNRLLEDEKTKPQQERSELSLIEKLNFCVNNDFVRLTYTEAIAILRSSKPNQKKQFKYLINEWGADLQSEHERFLVEKHFKKPVILTDYPADIKAFYMRQNEPDAEGRRTVAAMDVLFPGIGEMIGGAQREERMDKLTQRMEEMNIPQEELWWYLDTRRFGSAPHAGFGLGFERLVLFVTGMTNIRDVIAFPRFPKNAEF, encoded by the coding sequence ATGATTAAAAGAGAAAAAATAAAAAGCCTGTTAGAAACGACTGATTTTAACAGAGAAGTGACCGTAATGGGTTGGGTAAGAACATTCCGTAACAACCAGTTTATTGCCATCAATGATGGTTCCTGCATGGGAAATATTCAGATTGTTGTTGATTTTGAAAATACAGCGGAGGAATTATTGAAAAGAATCACCACAGGCGCAGCAATTGCTGTAACCGGACAATTGGTAGAATCTTTAGGTAAAGGTCAGCGTGTTGATGTAAAAGCAGCTTCTATCGAAATTCTTGGAGACAGTGATGCGGAAAAATTCCCTTTGCAGCCAAAAAAACACAGTCTTGAATTTTTAAGAGAAATTGCACACCTGCGTTTCCGTACCAATACTTTTAATGCTGTTTTTAAAGTGCGTCATGCATTGGCATTTGCGATACACCAATTTTATAATGAAAGAGGTTTTGTTTATATGCACACTCCTGTAATCACAGCATCTGATGCTGAAGGTGCGGGAGAAATGTTTAAGGTAACTACCCTTGATTTTGATCAAACACCAAGAACTGAAGATGGAAAAGTAGATTTTTCAGAAGATTTCTTTGGCCGTGCTACAAATTTAACTGTTTCTGGTCAGCTGGAAGGTGAATTAGCAGCAATGGCTTTCGGTCAGATCTATACCTTCGGCCCTACTTTCAGAGCTGAAAACTCAAATACGACACGTCACCTTGCAGAATTCTGGATGGTTGAGCCGGAAATCGCTTTCGCTGATCTGGAAGATAACATGCAGCTTGCAGAAGATATGATGAAATATATCATTACTTATGCACTGGATAACTGTAAAGAAGAAATCGAATTCTTAAATAACCGTTTATTAGAAGACGAAAAAACTAAACCTCAGCAAGAGCGTAGTGAATTATCATTGATAGAAAAGCTGAATTTCTGTGTGAACAACGACTTTGTTCGTTTAACGTATACAGAAGCAATTGCTATTCTGCGTTCGTCGAAACCTAACCAGAAGAAACAATTTAAATATCTGATCAATGAATGGGGAGCTGATTTGCAATCTGAGCATGAGCGCTTTTTAGTAGAGAAGCACTTTAAGAAACCAGTGATCTTAACAGATTACCCGGCAGATATTAAAGCTTTTTATATGCGTCAGAATGAGCCGGATGCTGAAGGCAGAAGAACTGTTGCTGCGATGGATGTTTTATTCCCTGGTATTGGCGAAATGATCGGCGGTGCACAGCGGGAAGAAAGAATGGATAAATTAACGCAGCGTATGGAGGAGATGAATATTCCACAGGAAGAATTGTGGTGGTATTTAGACACCAGAAGGTTCGGTTCTGCCCCACATGCTGGTTTTGGTTTAGGTTTTGAACGCTTAGTACTGTTCGTTACTGGTATGACCAACATCAGAGACGTCATTGCTTTCCCTCGTTTTCCAAAAAACGCAGAGTTTTAA
- a CDS encoding M13 family metallopeptidase — translation MKAKIILPLAGLALLAACQNKDKGSTANKEARTEFFDKSGMDTTVTPGDNFFQYANGKWMKNTEIPKTETGWGSFYTLYNDNIKNLEQILTNAAKEEHSKGSLEQKVGDFYASGMDTVTIEKLGYTPLKPLLAQIDGLKDYKEVISFIAGGYKNGNGDLLDFHVGPDDKISNKNAVNFGQSGITLPERSYYFNSDAETRKIRAGFLNYITQLFVLTGSKKEDAAKSADHILKLETSIANSHSTPVELRDIPKNYNKYYLPDFQKLTPDIDWKSVLGKLELKTDTIIVGQPKYYQALNNLLKSEPIAIWKEKLKFDAINNATNALSKDFRTARFDFFGKTMQGLKEPKERWKTIVSSTDGNIGELLGQLYVKEHFTPESKKRMLELVDNLQKVYKSRIEKLDWMTPATKQKALEKLNAFIKKIGYPDQWKKYDDVEISRNTYFANLQSAEKHAYKEMVEKMGKPVDKKEWGMTPPTVNAYYNPSINEIVFPAGILQFPFFDANADDAINYGAIGAVIGHEMTHGFDDQGKQYDKDGNLKDWWTAADAAKFKEKAKKVVELYNGFTLLDNQHVNGELTLGENLADIGGLAIAYQAFKLTPDGKSDKKIDGFTPDQRFFLSFAQVWRIKSRDESMRVRLKTDPHSPEMFRVNGAVYSLEAFYKAFNVPATAKMYVAPANRVGVW, via the coding sequence ATGAAAGCAAAAATAATTTTACCATTAGCAGGATTGGCACTGCTTGCTGCTTGTCAGAACAAAGACAAAGGCAGCACAGCTAATAAAGAGGCCAGGACAGAATTTTTTGATAAATCAGGAATGGATACCACGGTTACACCGGGAGACAATTTTTTCCAGTATGCCAATGGTAAATGGATGAAAAACACTGAGATCCCGAAGACGGAAACCGGTTGGGGTTCTTTCTATACATTATATAATGACAATATAAAAAATCTGGAACAGATCCTGACCAATGCTGCAAAAGAAGAGCATAGCAAAGGTAGCCTGGAACAAAAAGTAGGCGATTTCTATGCCAGTGGAATGGATACTGTGACCATTGAGAAATTAGGTTACACGCCTTTGAAGCCATTGCTTGCGCAGATCGATGGGCTTAAAGATTATAAAGAAGTAATCAGTTTTATTGCCGGTGGTTATAAAAATGGCAACGGAGATTTATTAGATTTCCATGTAGGGCCTGATGATAAAATCAGCAATAAAAATGCAGTGAACTTCGGTCAGTCAGGCATTACTTTACCAGAGCGTAGTTATTATTTCAATAGCGATGCAGAAACCAGGAAAATCAGAGCAGGTTTCCTGAACTACATCACACAGCTTTTTGTATTAACTGGTTCAAAAAAAGAAGATGCAGCAAAATCTGCTGACCACATTCTTAAACTGGAAACAAGTATTGCAAATTCACACTCCACTCCTGTTGAGTTACGTGATATTCCGAAAAATTACAACAAGTATTACCTGCCAGACTTTCAGAAACTGACTCCTGATATTGACTGGAAATCTGTGCTGGGCAAATTAGAGCTTAAAACTGACACCATCATCGTAGGTCAGCCAAAATACTACCAGGCGCTGAATAACTTATTGAAATCAGAGCCAATCGCTATCTGGAAAGAAAAATTAAAGTTCGATGCGATCAATAATGCAACCAATGCATTGAGCAAAGATTTCCGTACGGCAAGATTTGATTTCTTCGGTAAAACTATGCAAGGACTAAAAGAACCAAAAGAACGCTGGAAAACTATTGTAAGCAGCACAGACGGAAACATTGGTGAATTGCTTGGACAATTGTATGTAAAAGAACATTTTACACCAGAATCAAAGAAAAGAATGCTGGAACTGGTTGATAATCTTCAAAAGGTTTACAAATCAAGAATCGAGAAACTGGACTGGATGACTCCTGCTACGAAACAAAAAGCACTGGAAAAACTGAATGCATTCATTAAGAAGATCGGTTATCCTGATCAATGGAAAAAATATGATGATGTAGAAATTTCAAGAAATACCTATTTCGCAAACCTTCAGTCGGCAGAAAAACATGCTTACAAAGAAATGGTAGAAAAAATGGGTAAACCTGTAGACAAAAAAGAATGGGGAATGACCCCACCAACTGTAAATGCCTATTACAATCCATCTATTAATGAGATTGTTTTCCCGGCAGGAATTCTTCAGTTTCCTTTCTTTGATGCCAATGCGGATGATGCAATCAATTATGGGGCTATCGGTGCTGTTATTGGTCATGAAATGACACATGGTTTTGATGATCAGGGTAAACAATACGATAAAGACGGAAATCTGAAAGACTGGTGGACAGCAGCAGATGCTGCGAAATTCAAAGAAAAAGCCAAAAAGGTAGTAGAGCTGTACAATGGCTTTACTTTACTGGACAATCAACATGTAAATGGTGAGCTGACTTTGGGAGAAAACCTGGCAGATATTGGTGGTTTAGCGATCGCTTACCAGGCATTCAAGTTAACGCCGGATGGTAAAAGCGATAAAAAGATTGATGGTTTTACTCCTGATCAGCGTTTCTTTTTGAGCTTTGCACAGGTTTGGCGTATTAAAAGCAGAGATGAGTCTATGCGTGTCCGTTTAAAAACTGATCCGCACTCTCCTGAGATGTTCAGAGTTAACGGTGCTGTTTACAGCCTGGAAGCTTTCTACAAAGCGTTTAATGTACCGGCAACTGCAAAGATGTATGTTGCGCCTGCTAATCGTGTAGGGGTTTGGTAA
- a CDS encoding FMN-binding glutamate synthase family protein, with protein sequence MRKAFIAIAAFLVTATLMISLAWPPFYWAFIFIGPIILLGIYDLYQPKHSIVRNYPVLGRLRYLAEDLRPKVYQYFVESDTNGKPFSRLNRSLIYQRAKKENDTIPFGTQLDVYENGYEWLSHSIAAISHHELNEDPRVLVGGPDCAQPYSASILNISAMSFGSLSQNAILALNGGAFMGNFAHNTGEGGISDYHAAPKGDLIWQIGTGYFGCRNDDGSFNYDAFGVRSKTEQVKMIEIKLSQGAKPGHGGILPAKKVTPEIARIRLVKEGFDVISPPAHSAFSTPLELLAFVKKLRELSGGKPIGFKLCIGRKSEFFAICKAMIETGTYVDFITVDGGEGGTGASPQEFSNAVGMPLREGVAFVYDVLSGFDLKKHIKIIASGKVSSGFDLVKNIALGADLCNSARAMMFALGCIQALECNSNTCPTGVATQDPSLMKGLVVEDKKVRVFNYHRLTVASAVELLGAAGLRHTYQLSRAYINRRIAPNVMQSYMETFPYIPEGSLLNTPYPLRFELGMALSTSSSFAPTDYRVTAIDYAHANSFTDTQQSNH encoded by the coding sequence ATGAGAAAAGCATTTATTGCGATTGCCGCATTTTTAGTCACGGCAACTTTGATGATTAGCCTGGCCTGGCCACCATTTTACTGGGCCTTTATTTTTATAGGTCCCATTATCTTATTGGGCATTTATGACCTTTACCAGCCAAAACATAGTATTGTCCGAAACTACCCGGTTTTAGGCCGCTTAAGATATCTTGCCGAAGATCTGCGTCCTAAAGTATACCAGTATTTTGTAGAAAGCGACACGAATGGAAAACCTTTTAGCAGATTAAACCGTTCGTTGATTTATCAGCGTGCAAAAAAAGAAAATGATACGATTCCATTTGGTACACAGCTTGACGTTTATGAAAACGGATACGAATGGTTAAGCCATAGTATTGCAGCGATCAGTCACCATGAATTGAACGAAGATCCAAGAGTACTGGTAGGTGGCCCTGATTGTGCTCAGCCGTATTCTGCGAGTATATTAAATATTTCTGCAATGAGTTTTGGTTCCCTGAGCCAGAACGCCATCCTTGCCCTAAACGGAGGTGCTTTTATGGGTAATTTTGCACATAATACCGGCGAAGGAGGGATCAGTGATTACCATGCCGCTCCAAAAGGAGATTTAATCTGGCAGATCGGAACTGGTTATTTTGGTTGCCGTAACGATGATGGCTCCTTTAACTATGATGCTTTTGGTGTGCGTTCAAAAACTGAGCAGGTTAAAATGATTGAGATTAAACTTTCACAAGGAGCTAAACCGGGTCACGGTGGTATTCTTCCTGCAAAAAAGGTAACTCCTGAAATTGCAAGGATCAGGTTAGTGAAAGAAGGATTTGACGTGATTTCCCCACCTGCACACTCGGCATTTTCAACACCTTTAGAGTTGCTTGCTTTCGTGAAAAAACTCAGAGAATTATCAGGTGGAAAACCGATTGGCTTTAAATTATGTATTGGCCGTAAAAGTGAATTCTTTGCAATTTGCAAGGCGATGATAGAAACAGGTACTTATGTTGACTTTATTACCGTGGACGGTGGTGAAGGCGGTACAGGGGCATCTCCGCAAGAATTCTCCAATGCAGTAGGTATGCCTTTAAGAGAGGGTGTAGCTTTTGTTTATGATGTGCTTTCTGGTTTCGATTTAAAAAAACACATTAAGATTATTGCTTCAGGTAAAGTTTCATCAGGATTTGATTTAGTGAAAAACATTGCATTGGGTGCAGATTTATGTAATTCTGCCAGAGCAATGATGTTTGCTTTAGGTTGTATCCAGGCGCTGGAATGTAACAGCAATACTTGTCCTACAGGTGTAGCTACACAAGATCCAAGTTTGATGAAAGGATTAGTAGTAGAAGATAAAAAGGTACGTGTATTTAACTATCACCGTTTAACCGTAGCAAGCGCGGTTGAACTTTTAGGTGCGGCAGGTTTACGCCATACTTATCAATTGAGCAGGGCTTATATCAACAGAAGGATTGCACCAAATGTAATGCAATCTTACATGGAGACTTTCCCGTATATTCCGGAAGGAAGTTTGTTGAACACCCCGTATCCGTTGAGATTTGAGCTGGGAATGGCTTTGAGTACTTCTTCCAGCTTTGCGCCTACAGATTACAGGGTAACTGCAATTGATTATGCACACGCGAATTCATTTACAGATACACAGCAATCAAACCACTAG
- a CDS encoding L-threonylcarbamoyladenylate synthase gives MLIKIYPENPNPKAIEQVVEILKKGGIIIYPTDTVYGLGCDITNQKAIERICQIRGIKPEKANFSFICSDLRHISDFVKPIDTTVFRLLKKALPGPFTFIFNANNNVPKLLSSNKKTVGIRVPDNSIARAIVEMLGNPILSTSIKDDDELVEYATDPELIEEKYEALVDAVIDGGYGDNEASTVVDCTQGDFEIIRQGKGILENYL, from the coding sequence ATGTTAATCAAAATATACCCGGAAAATCCGAATCCGAAAGCGATTGAACAAGTGGTTGAAATACTCAAAAAAGGCGGTATTATCATTTATCCCACTGATACTGTGTATGGATTAGGATGCGATATCACCAACCAGAAGGCGATAGAGCGAATTTGTCAGATCAGAGGCATAAAACCTGAAAAAGCGAATTTTTCATTTATCTGTTCTGACCTCAGACATATCTCTGACTTTGTTAAGCCCATAGACACCACTGTTTTTCGTTTGTTGAAGAAAGCCCTTCCAGGCCCCTTTACTTTCATCTTTAATGCGAACAACAATGTTCCGAAATTGCTGAGCTCGAATAAGAAAACTGTAGGAATCAGGGTACCTGATAATAGCATTGCAAGAGCAATTGTTGAAATGTTAGGCAACCCGATTTTATCAACTTCCATTAAGGATGATGATGAGCTGGTAGAGTATGCTACAGATCCTGAGTTGATTGAGGAGAAATATGAAGCTTTGGTAGATGCGGTGATTGATGGTGGCTATGGCGATAATGAAGCTTCCACTGTGGTGGATTGCACGCAGGGCGACTTTGAAATTATCCGTCAGGGAAAAGGAATACTGGAAAACTATTTATAA
- the trpA gene encoding tryptophan synthase subunit alpha — protein sequence MNRINKIFKEKKNNILSIYYTAGYPGLGDTVAIAAALEKAGADMLEIGFPYSDPVADGPVIQASSKLSLDQGMDLNLLFEQLKELRKTVTIPVLLMGYVNPVLQYGVERFCKACAEVGVDGCIVPDLPMVEYEEFYKDVFLKYGLSNIFLVTPQTSVERIRKIDSLSNGFIYLLSSSATTGQNLQVSDTTEAYFSRIADLKLTNPTMIGFGISSKETFDKACKYANGGIIGTAFVKAIEAGNLEENIEAFMTKFTS from the coding sequence ATGAACAGGATTAATAAAATATTCAAAGAGAAAAAGAATAACATACTATCCATATATTATACTGCAGGTTACCCAGGTTTAGGTGATACGGTTGCAATTGCAGCTGCATTGGAAAAAGCAGGAGCAGATATGCTGGAAATAGGATTCCCTTATTCAGATCCGGTAGCAGACGGCCCGGTTATTCAAGCCAGCAGTAAATTATCCTTAGATCAGGGAATGGACTTAAACCTGTTATTTGAACAGTTGAAAGAATTGCGCAAAACAGTCACTATTCCGGTATTGTTAATGGGATACGTGAACCCTGTATTACAATACGGTGTAGAGCGTTTTTGCAAAGCCTGTGCTGAAGTCGGTGTAGATGGTTGTATCGTACCCGATCTGCCGATGGTAGAGTATGAAGAATTTTATAAAGATGTTTTCCTGAAATACGGATTAAGCAATATATTTTTAGTCACACCGCAAACTTCAGTAGAGCGTATCCGTAAAATTGACTCACTGAGCAATGGATTTATCTATTTATTATCTTCTTCTGCAACAACAGGGCAGAACTTGCAAGTATCGGATACCACAGAAGCTTATTTTTCAAGAATCGCAGACCTGAAACTTACTAATCCAACAATGATTGGATTCGGAATCAGCAGTAAAGAGACTTTCGATAAAGCCTGTAAATATGCAAACGGGGGGATCATCGGTACTGCCTTTGTGAAAGCTATTGAGGCAGGTAATCTAGAGGAGAATATTGAAGCGTTTATGACGAAATTTACGTCATAA
- the trpB gene encoding tryptophan synthase subunit beta codes for MNYFVNEKGYYGDFGGAYIPEMLYPNVEELRQNYLKIIEDAAFQKEFHALLKDYVGRPSPLYLAKRLSKKYNANIFLKREDLNHTGAHKINNTIGQILLAEKLGKKRIIAETGAGQHGVATATVCALRGLECVVYMGEIDIQRQAPNVARMKMLGAKVISAVSGSKTLKDATNEAMRDWINNPVDTHYIIGSVVGPHPYPDMVAIFQSIISEETKKQLTEQTGNDQPDYVLACVGGGSNAMGMFYHFINDENVKLIAIEAAGKGVSTGFSAATTFLGKEGVLHGSRSILMQTADGQVVEPHSVSAGLDYPGIGPQHAHLFKTTRAAYVSVTDNEALDAGLLCTQMEGIIPAIESAHALAHLEKMKFKGGENVVVCLSGRGDKDMDTYMKHFGF; via the coding sequence ATGAATTATTTTGTAAATGAAAAAGGTTATTACGGAGATTTTGGAGGAGCATACATTCCTGAAATGCTTTATCCGAATGTAGAAGAACTGAGACAGAATTATCTCAAAATTATTGAGGATGCGGCGTTTCAGAAAGAATTTCATGCCCTGCTGAAAGATTATGTAGGCAGGCCTTCTCCGCTTTACCTGGCTAAGCGGTTATCAAAAAAATACAATGCGAATATCTTTCTTAAAAGAGAAGACCTGAACCATACCGGGGCGCATAAAATAAACAATACAATTGGTCAGATCCTGCTGGCAGAGAAATTAGGTAAAAAGCGGATTATCGCTGAAACTGGTGCCGGACAGCATGGTGTAGCGACAGCAACAGTATGCGCGTTGCGTGGTCTGGAATGCGTTGTATATATGGGAGAAATTGATATTCAGCGTCAGGCACCCAATGTAGCCAGGATGAAAATGCTGGGTGCTAAAGTAATTTCCGCAGTGTCAGGAAGTAAAACCCTGAAAGACGCAACCAATGAAGCCATGCGTGACTGGATCAATAATCCTGTAGATACACATTATATCATAGGATCTGTCGTTGGCCCGCATCCTTACCCCGATATGGTTGCTATCTTTCAATCTATCATTTCTGAAGAAACCAAAAAGCAACTGACCGAACAGACCGGAAATGATCAGCCTGATTATGTTCTGGCCTGTGTAGGCGGTGGAAGTAATGCAATGGGCATGTTCTATCATTTTATCAATGATGAAAACGTAAAGCTGATTGCCATTGAGGCAGCGGGTAAAGGAGTAAGTACAGGGTTTTCGGCAGCAACTACCTTTCTGGGTAAAGAAGGTGTATTGCACGGCAGCAGAAGTATCCTGATGCAAACCGCAGACGGACAAGTGGTAGAACCACATTCTGTTTCTGCCGGACTGGACTATCCTGGAATAGGCCCGCAGCATGCGCATCTTTTCAAAACAACCCGGGCAGCATATGTTTCGGTTACAGATAACGAAGCACTGGATGCAGGTTTGCTTTGTACCCAGATGGAAGGAATTATTCCTGCAATTGAAAGTGCACATGCGCTGGCTCATTTAGAGAAAATGAAATTTAAAGGTGGAGAAAATGTAGTCGTTTGTTTGTCTGGCAGGGGAGATAAAGACATGGATACTTACATGAAGCATTTCGGTTTTTAG
- a CDS encoding phosphoribosylanthranilate isomerase: MKHKLKICGMKIPANIAEVVALQPDYIGFIFYSGSKRFIEDLDPSLIKNIPAIIKTTGVFVNEDLETVKNAIVTYKLKAVQLHGQESAAYCKSLKGHAEVIKAFGIDENFDFDTLDEYQAYTDYFLFDTQTADHGGSGKTFSWQLLENYKNRKPYFLSGGIGVEQLAELEMIQDERLYAIDVNSRFELSPGLKNTVLLSTFKQALDKI, from the coding sequence ATGAAACACAAACTGAAAATCTGCGGGATGAAAATACCAGCTAATATAGCAGAGGTTGTTGCTTTACAACCCGATTATATCGGCTTTATCTTTTATTCAGGGTCTAAAAGGTTTATTGAAGATCTTGATCCTTCGCTGATTAAAAATATACCGGCAATTATAAAAACTACGGGTGTATTCGTGAACGAAGACCTGGAAACTGTGAAAAATGCGATCGTAACTTATAAATTGAAAGCTGTTCAGTTACATGGTCAGGAAAGCGCAGCTTACTGCAAATCACTGAAAGGGCATGCAGAAGTAATCAAAGCTTTTGGAATTGATGAAAACTTTGATTTTGATACGCTGGATGAATACCAGGCTTATACAGATTACTTCCTTTTTGATACACAGACTGCGGATCATGGAGGTTCGGGGAAAACATTTAGCTGGCAGCTCCTGGAAAACTATAAAAACAGGAAACCCTATTTTCTGAGCGGTGGGATAGGAGTGGAACAGCTTGCTGAACTGGAAATGATTCAAGACGAAAGGTTATATGCGATAGATGTCAATAGCAGATTTGAACTTTCACCAGGATTAAAAAATACCGTATTACTCAGTACCTTTAAACAGGCGCTTGATAAAATTTAA
- the trpD gene encoding anthranilate phosphoribosyltransferase gives MKKILNHLFENKSFSREEAQRILIAIASGEFNTSQIAAFITAFGMRNITVAELQGFRDAMLDLCVKVDLSNYELVDLCGTGGDGKDTFNISTLASFVVAGAGYKVAKHGNYGVSSGCGSSNVMEYLGYTFTADQDELKRSLDRAGICFIHAPLFNPAMKIVAPIRKDLGVKTFFNMLGPMVNPAQPKNQIVGVFSLELARLYAYLYQDTDKNYTIIHAVDGFDEVSLTCDFKTFSKNGEALVKVSDLGFEEFDVHEIVGGDTIKSSAHIFTSVLQGTGTDPQNNVVLCNAAIAIQTIKPEQSFADCFYEAESSLVGGMALKSFQNLIG, from the coding sequence ATGAAGAAAATACTCAACCACTTATTCGAAAACAAGTCTTTTAGCAGGGAAGAAGCCCAGCGGATTTTGATAGCAATTGCCTCAGGGGAATTTAATACTTCGCAGATTGCGGCGTTTATTACGGCCTTCGGGATGCGTAATATCACCGTCGCAGAGTTGCAGGGATTCCGCGATGCGATGCTTGACCTTTGTGTAAAAGTCGATCTTTCCAATTACGAACTGGTTGACCTTTGCGGTACCGGAGGTGATGGAAAAGACACTTTTAATATTTCTACACTCGCTTCTTTTGTAGTAGCCGGAGCAGGATATAAAGTGGCTAAACACGGTAACTATGGGGTGTCCTCAGGCTGCGGTTCTTCCAATGTCATGGAGTACCTCGGTTATACTTTCACTGCTGATCAGGACGAACTAAAAAGAAGTCTGGACCGCGCAGGAATCTGCTTTATCCACGCTCCATTATTCAATCCTGCGATGAAAATTGTGGCGCCAATACGCAAAGACTTAGGTGTTAAAACCTTTTTTAATATGCTGGGGCCAATGGTTAATCCGGCGCAGCCGAAAAACCAGATCGTAGGGGTATTCAGTCTTGAACTTGCCCGCCTGTACGCTTATCTTTACCAGGATACAGATAAAAACTATACGATTATACATGCTGTGGATGGCTTTGATGAAGTTTCACTGACGTGTGATTTTAAAACATTCAGTAAAAACGGAGAGGCGCTGGTTAAAGTAAGTGATCTTGGTTTTGAGGAATTTGATGTGCATGAAATTGTTGGTGGCGATACGATTAAATCCTCAGCTCATATCTTTACCAGCGTATTGCAGGGCACAGGTACTGATCCGCAAAATAATGTGGTGTTGTGTAATGCTGCAATTGCGATTCAGACAATTAAACCAGAACAATCTTTTGCAGATTGTTTTTATGAAGCAGAATCTTCACTGGTTGGTGGAATGGCTTTGAAAAGTTTCCAGAACCTGATCGGATGA
- a CDS encoding DUF6691 family protein, with the protein MKNNLKYLLVGIAFGVVFVKAEVISWFRIQEMFRLQSFHMFGVIGSAIATGMLSVWLIKKFNIKTINGEMITFTPKTFNKGQIYGGLIFGFGWAITGACPGPLFAQIGTGATVISITLISAIGGTWVYGKFKDKLPH; encoded by the coding sequence ATGAAGAACAATCTAAAATATCTGCTGGTAGGTATCGCATTTGGTGTCGTTTTCGTCAAGGCCGAAGTCATCAGCTGGTTCCGCATTCAGGAAATGTTCCGGTTACAATCTTTTCATATGTTTGGTGTCATTGGCAGTGCAATCGCAACAGGTATGCTTTCGGTGTGGCTCATTAAAAAATTTAATATCAAAACTATCAATGGTGAAATGATCACTTTTACACCGAAGACTTTCAATAAAGGCCAGATTTACGGAGGTTTGATTTTTGGCTTTGGCTGGGCCATTACAGGTGCCTGTCCGGGGCCGTTATTTGCACAAATAGGCACAGGGGCAACCGTCATCAGTATTACCTTGATCAGCGCCATTGGAGGAACCTGGGTTTACGGAAAATTTAAAGATAAACTACCGCATTGA
- a CDS encoding YeeE/YedE family protein: MSILEFIKQPWPWYVAGPLIGMTVPILLLIGNKAFGISSSLRHICAACIPAKIPFFQYDWKKEAWNLFFVAGIFLGGFIATSLLSDPSTIVLNPKLITELSSYGITDYHSMVPAQLFNWSSLFTLRGLVMMVGGGFLVGFGTRYAGGCTSGHAIMGISTLQWPSLVATCCFMAGGFIMANFILPYFLLLG, from the coding sequence ATGAGTATCCTTGAATTTATAAAACAACCCTGGCCGTGGTACGTTGCCGGTCCGCTGATCGGAATGACTGTACCCATACTGCTGCTGATCGGTAATAAAGCATTTGGAATCAGCTCTTCCCTGCGTCATATCTGTGCCGCCTGTATACCGGCTAAAATCCCTTTCTTTCAATATGACTGGAAAAAAGAAGCCTGGAACCTTTTCTTTGTCGCGGGCATATTTTTGGGTGGTTTTATTGCCACATCCTTACTCTCTGATCCTTCAACTATCGTATTGAACCCTAAACTTATAACTGAGTTATCAAGCTATGGTATCACAGATTATCATTCGATGGTTCCTGCACAGCTGTTTAACTGGTCTTCGCTATTTACTTTGCGCGGACTGGTGATGATGGTTGGCGGAGGTTTCCTGGTTGGTTTTGGTACCCGTTATGCCGGCGGATGCACAAGTGGTCACGCTATTATGGGGATTTCAACTTTACAATGGCCTTCTCTGGTCGCTACCTGCTGTTTTATGGCTGGTGGTTTTATCATGGCGAACTTTATTCTTCCTTACTTCCTTTTACTTGGTTAA